Within the Prochlorococcus sp. MIT 1300 genome, the region GTATTAAGAACGTTTTGGCTAAGAGGTTGGGTAGCAAAACCCCCTTAAATAATGCTCGGGCTGCAATGGTGGCTCTAGCAGGCCTACGTACTCATAAGGAGACCGCTAAAGAACGTGGAATCTCTCTTGAACAGATTTTCTCCTGATTGGATTTCAAATGACACTTCAACTTGACTCTCTAAAACCAAATAAAGGCGCTAGGCGTCAAAAATTACGCAAAGGAAGAGGTATTGCTGCTGGCCAAGGTGCTAGTTGTGGTTTTGGAATGCGTGGACAAAAGTCACGTTCAGGTAGGCCTACAAGGCCTGGTTTTGAAGGTGGACAAATGCCTCTCTATAGGCGAGTCCCAAAGTTAAAGCACTTTCCTTTAGTGAATTCAAAGTCTTTTACTGTTGTCAATGTATCAGCTTTGAATGAC harbors:
- the rplO gene encoding 50S ribosomal protein L15, with protein sequence MTLQLDSLKPNKGARRQKLRKGRGIAAGQGASCGFGMRGQKSRSGRPTRPGFEGGQMPLYRRVPKLKHFPLVNSKSFTVVNVSALNDLKAGSTINLDSLVKSGIVTNPKSPLKVLGNGSLKVKLNVQAAAFTSTARSKIEEAGGTCEVLDLGS